A portion of the Deltaproteobacteria bacterium genome contains these proteins:
- a CDS encoding N-acetyltransferase, with the protein MSSRCNHHECQIDPSARVAGAQIGRGTRIWSDVHILPGARIGERCNIGEGCFIESDVSLGNGVVLKTGISVWERVTLEDYVFVGPEVAFTNDRYPRANPDFRTGAKGWERTVVRQNATICANATLVCGIEIGEWTVVAAGAVVTKSIPAYQLWLGNPARFYRHVCMCGRPLSETLTCLCGRRYMMDAQHVVPCKASHRMVAP; encoded by the coding sequence TGCCAAATCGACCCCTCTGCCCGCGTGGCGGGGGCGCAGATCGGGCGTGGGACGCGCATTTGGAGCGACGTCCATATCTTGCCGGGCGCGCGAATCGGTGAGCGGTGCAACATCGGAGAGGGCTGTTTTATTGAATCGGATGTTTCTCTGGGGAATGGGGTGGTGTTGAAGACGGGCATTTCGGTATGGGAGCGAGTGACTTTAGAAGATTATGTCTTTGTGGGGCCGGAAGTGGCCTTTACGAATGACCGCTACCCACGCGCCAATCCCGATTTTCGTACCGGTGCGAAAGGTTGGGAACGAACCGTCGTTCGGCAAAATGCCACGATCTGCGCAAATGCCACGTTGGTTTGCGGGATAGAGATTGGTGAATGGACCGTAGTGGCCGCAGGGGCGGTCGTGACCAAATCGATCCCGGCGTACCAATTGTGGCTCGGTAATCCAGCGCGGTTTTATCGACATGTCTGCATGTGCGGGCGCCCACTTTCCGAGACCCTAACATGCCTGTGCGGGCGCCGCTATATGATGGATGCGCAGCACGTTGTGCCGTGCAAGGCATCACACAGAATGGTTGCTCCATGA
- a CDS encoding glycosyltransferase gives MTLPLSEPLHAPSAAIDYSVVGPAFNEAGNLEEFVSRCLQAFEAEHVRGEVVLVDDGSTDASADVFADLVNAYPHTVRVIRHRCNRGLTQALQTGFVNARGEHIIWISPDLESYPDTDIPRMIASFREGADVVVGCRRHRGDGKRFSSKIYNVVSNYLFGTALRDMNWIKGFRRICLPALELRGDWHRFMVIMLSQAGYRIVETEVDWHPRRYGRSKFGLRRFPLAVVDVLSLWFLLKFSQKPMRLFGTVGTVLVGVGLLLHGALTMMYLIWHTQIRPFFWTALVFEMMGVFFLLFGFLAELVERLRHEFHTLFNTTVAALPDPDWVEIQPTLRRVQPPSA, from the coding sequence ATGACGCTTCCCCTTTCAGAGCCGTTACACGCGCCTTCCGCAGCGATCGATTACAGCGTCGTCGGGCCCGCCTTCAATGAAGCAGGTAATCTGGAGGAGTTCGTTTCGCGCTGTCTCCAAGCGTTCGAAGCTGAGCACGTACGAGGCGAAGTGGTGTTGGTCGACGACGGGAGCACGGACGCATCGGCCGACGTGTTCGCCGACCTTGTGAATGCGTATCCGCATACCGTCCGAGTGATTCGCCATCGTTGTAATCGGGGACTGACGCAGGCGCTGCAGACCGGATTTGTGAATGCGCGGGGCGAACACATCATTTGGATTTCACCTGATTTGGAATCATATCCGGACACAGATATTCCCCGGATGATCGCCAGCTTTCGGGAAGGGGCGGATGTCGTTGTCGGGTGCCGGCGGCATCGGGGTGACGGCAAGCGGTTTTCTTCGAAAATATATAATGTGGTCAGCAATTACCTTTTTGGGACGGCGTTGCGCGATATGAACTGGATCAAAGGGTTCCGCCGGATTTGTTTGCCGGCCTTGGAACTGCGTGGAGATTGGCATCGGTTTATGGTCATAATGCTCTCGCAAGCAGGATATCGGATCGTGGAGACGGAGGTGGATTGGCACCCGCGTCGCTATGGGCGTTCGAAGTTTGGTTTGCGACGGTTTCCGCTTGCCGTGGTCGATGTGCTCAGTCTGTGGTTTCTGTTAAAGTTTAGTCAGAAGCCGATGCGTTTATTTGGCACTGTGGGGACGGTGCTGGTGGGGGTGGGTCTGCTGTTGCATGGTGCGCTTACGATGATGTATCTGATATGGCATACGCAGATTCGCCCTTTTTTTTGGACCGCGCTTGTGTTTGAAATGATGGGCGTGTTTTTCCTGCTGTTCGGTTTCCTTGCGGAATTAGTCGAACGGCTGCGTCACGAATTTCATACGTTGTTCAATACCACAGTGGCGGCTTTGCCCGATCCCGACTGGGTGGAAATTCAGCCCACATTACGGCGAGTCCAACCCCCATCCGCATGA